From one Lysinibacillus sp. G4S2 genomic stretch:
- a CDS encoding DinB family protein, whose translation MYRQVDDFLNDWSASAQGTIQVLKAVTDEKLEQSIVEGHSTLGWLGWHLVGAAGYFSYLAGLKVPMIRQEDPIPSTAAEIVATYENLANSVKEEAAKLSDEDLQEEVKGFTGPIARGALLRVLIDHQTHHRGQMTVLLRQAGLPVPGVLGPTKEMQ comes from the coding sequence ATGTATCGACAAGTAGACGATTTTCTAAATGATTGGTCAGCATCAGCACAAGGCACGATTCAAGTACTAAAAGCCGTAACAGATGAAAAGCTAGAGCAAAGCATCGTGGAAGGTCACAGCACACTTGGCTGGTTAGGCTGGCATTTAGTTGGTGCTGCTGGTTATTTCAGTTACTTAGCAGGTTTAAAGGTGCCAATGATACGTCAAGAAGATCCTATCCCATCAACAGCTGCTGAAATTGTAGCTACTTACGAAAACCTAGCAAACAGTGTGAAAGAGGAAGCGGCAAAGCTATCAGATGAAGACTTACAAGAGGAAGTTAAGGGTTTCACTGGACCAATAGCTAGAGGTGCGTTATTACGTGTACTAATCGATCATCAAACCCATCATCGTGGACAAATGACAGTGCTCCTACGTCAAGCAGGTTTACCAGTACCAGGCGTATTGGGACCAACGAAGGAAATGCAATAG
- a CDS encoding septal ring lytic transglycosylase RlpA family protein: protein MKKLLLGCVVASSLAIPNLAFAANSSESIETSTDNEATIPAYMAPGTVIKFNEQEESVVLREGDKKASLPQSRLYEDESDLPVIKPGMTVVYDALGAPIVVVPESRESINVEMKEINPVQEIPRAAKTESGKVSWYDIWAESNTASGEKADDGAAHKTIAFKTSVSVKSNDNSKTTTVRILDRGPYVKGRILDMSKQTFGKLHPISKGVFNGTISWNG, encoded by the coding sequence ATGAAAAAACTATTATTAGGTTGTGTCGTGGCATCCTCTTTGGCTATTCCCAATTTAGCTTTTGCTGCTAATTCAAGTGAAAGTATTGAAACGAGTACAGACAATGAAGCGACGATTCCTGCATACATGGCTCCTGGAACAGTGATTAAATTTAATGAACAGGAAGAATCTGTTGTTTTGAGAGAAGGAGATAAAAAAGCAAGTTTACCGCAATCTAGACTTTATGAAGACGAATCAGATTTGCCAGTTATAAAACCAGGTATGACGGTGGTCTATGATGCTTTAGGTGCACCAATAGTAGTTGTTCCAGAAAGTAGAGAATCCATTAATGTTGAAATGAAAGAAATTAATCCAGTACAAGAAATACCTCGTGCCGCAAAAACAGAGTCGGGTAAAGTTTCTTGGTATGATATTTGGGCAGAAAGTAATACAGCATCTGGTGAAAAAGCGGATGATGGTGCAGCTCATAAAACAATAGCTTTTAAAACATCTGTTTCTGTAAAAAGTAACGATAATTCAAAAACTACAACAGTTAGAATTTTAGATAGAGGACCGTATGTAAAAGGAAGAATTTTAGATATGTCTAAACAAACATTTGGTAAACTACATCCTATAAGTAAGGGGGTATTTAACGGTACGATTAGTTGGAATGGTTAA
- a CDS encoding LytTR family DNA-binding domain-containing protein — MKIVICEDDARQRKFLQSTIVHSFLFQFKDIEIVLIASNPSEVLAYLKEHRADCFLLDIELQHKINGLELANAIRSKDPLATIIFITTYSDKLKLTFTYKVAALDFIVKNEPNVAKNLIDTLHIAYQHHQNIHAQKIDVSFQVKIGEYTKIIPFHDIYYFATSPNAHKIELKEKSGVYEFFSNLTDIEQQLDDRFFRCHRGYIVNLQHIQKINSTYRTITMKNGTICHYSFRYKKALMNALSSTSNNSFE; from the coding sequence ATGAAAATTGTTATTTGTGAGGACGATGCACGTCAACGGAAATTTTTACAATCAACCATTGTTCACTCTTTTTTATTTCAATTCAAGGATATTGAGATTGTTTTAATTGCTTCTAATCCGTCTGAGGTATTAGCCTACTTAAAGGAGCACCGAGCAGATTGCTTTTTATTGGATATTGAGCTTCAGCATAAAATAAATGGTTTGGAGCTGGCGAATGCTATACGCAGTAAAGATCCTTTGGCAACCATTATCTTTATTACCACCTATTCGGACAAATTAAAGTTAACCTTTACTTACAAAGTAGCAGCATTAGATTTTATCGTGAAAAATGAGCCAAATGTAGCTAAAAATTTAATTGATACTTTGCATATTGCTTATCAACACCATCAAAATATACATGCTCAAAAGATAGATGTGTCCTTCCAAGTGAAAATAGGAGAATATACTAAAATCATTCCTTTTCATGATATCTATTACTTCGCGACGTCACCAAATGCGCATAAAATTGAGCTGAAGGAGAAATCAGGTGTCTATGAATTTTTCAGTAATTTAACAGATATTGAGCAGCAATTGGATGACCGATTTTTCCGATGCCATCGCGGGTATATTGTTAATTTGCAACATATTCAAAAGATTAATTCAACCTATCGAACTATTACAATGAAAAACGGGACGATTTGTCATTATTCATTTCGCTATAAAAAAGCGTTGATGAATGCGCTATCTTCCACTTCAAATAATAGCTTTGAATAA
- a CDS encoding GHKL domain-containing protein, whose translation MLFYIFRDATLILGTLFYLLPIRPSIIMLFQSITFVIAPFYFLFSYTSMIIAIGYFVIAASFLFYSFKRRIIAFFDVIVVLILTVFSNNLALLINSQFAINSTLLETLLFIICFVSLIIIYKTIVKKKLSSLCLSSKMQLFLIFIGTLTLGMFYLNMFFLGVQDNKTLTTVNFFIQITYVLLIVLAVSLLVTNLNKIQAIQQKEVAQQQFFEYMQVLEQVNTDMQKFRHDYINILMSLQNYIEDKDLQGLKQYFYSDIMQLEQQTLFQSKMIGTLENLQIVELKGLLSSKLLLANRLQQKITMEIPHTITSVHMSLIDLTRVLGILIDNAIEASVAIADSVVRIAILPSREQSVVIVIDNPLQDANFNISTIFEYQSSSKGDMRGIGLANVRGILQNYPNVTLNTRIEKNHFIQELQIF comes from the coding sequence ATGCTTTTTTACATATTTAGAGATGCTACTCTTATTCTCGGGACATTGTTCTATCTCCTACCTATTCGCCCAAGTATTATAATGCTTTTTCAATCTATTACTTTTGTTATAGCTCCTTTTTACTTCCTGTTCTCATATACTTCAATGATTATTGCTATTGGCTATTTCGTTATTGCAGCTAGTTTTCTATTTTACTCGTTCAAAAGGAGAATAATTGCTTTTTTTGATGTTATTGTTGTTCTAATACTTACGGTTTTTTCAAATAATCTAGCATTGCTTATCAATAGTCAATTTGCTATTAATTCAACTCTACTAGAAACGCTTTTGTTTATAATATGCTTTGTATCCCTTATTATCATTTATAAAACTATTGTGAAAAAGAAGTTGTCTTCACTGTGTTTGTCCTCGAAAATGCAGCTATTTCTAATTTTTATCGGGACACTAACACTCGGAATGTTTTACCTAAATATGTTCTTTTTAGGGGTGCAAGATAATAAGACATTGACGACTGTAAATTTCTTTATTCAAATCACTTACGTCTTATTGATTGTACTTGCCGTTAGTTTACTCGTTACAAATCTCAACAAAATACAGGCGATTCAGCAAAAAGAAGTGGCACAGCAGCAGTTTTTTGAATATATGCAGGTATTAGAACAAGTGAATACAGATATGCAAAAGTTTCGCCACGATTATATAAATATTTTAATGTCTCTGCAAAATTATATTGAGGATAAGGATTTACAGGGATTAAAGCAATATTTTTATTCAGATATTATGCAGCTGGAGCAGCAGACCTTATTCCAAAGTAAAATGATAGGTACATTGGAAAATTTACAAATTGTCGAGCTAAAAGGCTTATTATCCTCTAAGTTGTTGCTTGCGAATCGTTTACAGCAAAAAATCACGATGGAAATTCCACATACGATTACATCTGTTCATATGAGCCTTATTGATTTAACGAGGGTGCTAGGTATTTTGATTGATAATGCTATTGAAGCAAGTGTTGCTATAGCCGATTCGGTCGTGCGTATTGCCATTCTTCCCTCACGTGAACAATCTGTCGTTATCGTTATTGACAATCCATTACAGGATGCTAACTTTAATATTTCGACTATCTTTGAGTATCAATCTTCTTCTAAAGGAGACATGCGTGGGATTGGTTTAGCTAATGTGAGAGGAATTCTACAGAATTATCCTAATGTGACATTAAACACACGCATCGAAAAGAATCATTTTATACAGGAGCTACAAATCTTTTAG
- a CDS encoding GNAT family N-acetyltransferase: MKIREATMQDAQGIGKVHVDSWRTTYKDIIPDSFLNNLSYEQRTELWKKNITIKDNYVLVVENELGEIIGFATASNKETNDVPYSSDLTSIYLLEECQGKGIGKQLLKELFIFFKKKNHQSIFVEVLAENKTRYFYEYYGAEYVKTVQINIGGKVLEEFVYVWKNIDKVLETLE; this comes from the coding sequence ATGAAAATTAGAGAAGCAACAATGCAAGATGCACAAGGTATTGGAAAAGTCCATGTTGACAGTTGGAGAACGACATATAAAGATATTATTCCTGATTCTTTCTTAAATAATCTTTCTTATGAACAGAGAACAGAACTATGGAAAAAGAATATTACAATAAAAGATAATTACGTGCTAGTAGTAGAAAACGAACTTGGAGAAATAATTGGCTTTGCTACTGCTTCGAATAAAGAAACAAATGACGTGCCCTATTCAAGTGACTTAACTTCCATCTATCTTTTAGAGGAGTGTCAAGGTAAAGGAATCGGAAAACAGCTATTAAAAGAATTATTCATCTTTTTTAAGAAGAAGAATCATCAATCCATATTTGTCGAGGTATTGGCAGAAAATAAAACACGTTATTTCTATGAATATTATGGAGCGGAATATGTGAAAACGGTGCAAATTAATATTGGTGGAAAAGTTTTAGAAGAATTTGTTTATGTGTGGAAAAATATTGATAAGGTTTTAGAAACACTAGAATAA
- a CDS encoding TetR/AcrR family transcriptional regulator: MKKTRQQQALATKKHIYETALKLFQKKGFDQVTVDEIVQESKSSKGAFYGHFSSKYDIFLEKFKEIDSFYEEFTTTLPANLCFKEKVISLIEAQMKYLKEDLGMDLMRSVYKSGLIENEENFFTNSERKLYKILHTFVQKAINDGELSEQTDVEQIAIYISRCMRGTLYDWLVFRKDFDLLQESKRFISIFLDGLLLEKGISMFK, translated from the coding sequence ATGAAAAAGACAAGACAACAACAAGCGCTAGCAACAAAAAAACATATATACGAAACAGCACTTAAATTATTCCAAAAGAAAGGCTTCGATCAAGTAACTGTTGATGAAATTGTTCAAGAAAGCAAAAGCTCAAAAGGGGCATTTTACGGACATTTCTCTTCTAAGTACGATATCTTTTTAGAGAAATTCAAAGAAATTGATTCTTTTTATGAGGAGTTTACAACGACACTGCCAGCAAATCTTTGCTTTAAGGAAAAGGTTATTTCATTAATTGAGGCACAAATGAAGTATTTAAAAGAAGATTTAGGAATGGATTTAATGCGTTCCGTTTACAAAAGCGGCTTAATTGAAAATGAAGAAAATTTCTTTACCAATTCCGAACGTAAATTGTATAAAATCCTGCACACATTTGTCCAAAAAGCTATAAATGATGGTGAATTATCCGAACAAACAGATGTAGAGCAAATTGCGATTTACATCTCTCGTTGTATGCGAGGGACGTTATATGATTGGTTAGTCTTTAGAAAAGATTTTGACCTATTGCAAGAAAGTAAAAGATTCATTTCAATATTTTTAGATGGCTTGTTATTAGAAAAGGGAATCTCCATGTTTAAATAA
- a CDS encoding AMP-binding protein, translated as MDLIGNRTLRSVVRERAELQPEKSFLHFEDKNGELFEKNYGDFFQEVRRFSNALLKLGIKKGDHVVLHLPNNMEFFTAWFALAEIGGIMVPTNILSPADEMKYIITHCEAVLIITEADFFEKFVSIKCETPTIQNIILTRQQSKLKGVLNFSELIKNESDHNDHFPTVLSEDVVALLYTSGTTSKPKGVQITHANYIFTGELMAHTIALTPEDRTFIVLPLFHGNAQYYSTMSAIMVGASIAVTEKFSASRYFKQAKTLGGTVGSLFAAPIRMILAKDYEEEAKDNPLRLVLFAQAVTEQQLVQFEEQFDVKLLHLYGLTETVGIPLINPLFGMRKNMSIGRPSIGYEVQLVDEHGLPVGQWEIGQIAVKGIPGRTLMKGYLKNEQATNDTLKENWLLTGDNARIDEDGYFYFVDRLKDMIKRSGENIAAHEVESVLAEHPAVFEAAVIGIPDEMRDEAIKAYVILQAGATVSEAALIEHCRERLAKFKVPDRIEFMTDFPRTPVGKIQKHILRNSYLMTKN; from the coding sequence ATGGATTTAATCGGAAATAGAACATTGCGTTCTGTTGTAAGGGAGAGAGCTGAGCTACAGCCTGAAAAAAGCTTTCTTCATTTTGAAGATAAAAATGGAGAACTTTTCGAAAAAAATTATGGGGATTTTTTTCAAGAGGTTAGACGTTTCAGTAATGCACTACTTAAGCTTGGCATAAAAAAAGGGGACCATGTTGTACTACATTTACCAAACAACATGGAATTTTTTACAGCATGGTTTGCTCTTGCTGAAATTGGGGGCATTATGGTGCCAACTAACATTTTATCACCAGCGGATGAGATGAAGTATATTATTACACATTGTGAAGCAGTCCTTATTATTACGGAAGCGGACTTTTTCGAAAAGTTTGTCAGTATTAAATGTGAAACACCGACAATACAAAATATTATTTTAACGAGACAACAAAGTAAGCTTAAGGGTGTTTTAAATTTCTCTGAGCTCATTAAAAATGAAAGCGATCACAATGACCATTTCCCAACAGTGTTATCAGAAGACGTTGTGGCATTGCTTTATACATCTGGGACAACATCTAAACCAAAAGGTGTTCAAATTACACATGCCAACTATATTTTCACAGGTGAGTTAATGGCTCATACCATTGCTTTAACACCTGAGGATCGAACATTTATTGTCTTACCGCTTTTCCATGGAAATGCACAATATTACTCAACGATGTCTGCCATCATGGTAGGAGCAAGTATTGCAGTTACGGAGAAATTTAGTGCATCGCGTTATTTTAAGCAAGCAAAGACGTTAGGTGGAACAGTTGGTTCATTATTTGCTGCACCTATTCGGATGATTTTAGCGAAAGATTATGAAGAGGAGGCAAAGGATAATCCGTTACGACTTGTCCTTTTTGCACAAGCGGTAACCGAACAACAGCTTGTTCAATTTGAAGAACAATTTGATGTGAAATTATTGCATCTATATGGTTTGACTGAAACTGTTGGGATCCCACTGATAAATCCTTTATTTGGTATGCGGAAAAATATGAGTATAGGTAGACCAAGCATCGGCTATGAGGTTCAACTTGTTGATGAACATGGATTACCGGTTGGACAATGGGAGATTGGTCAAATCGCCGTAAAAGGGATTCCAGGAAGAACATTAATGAAGGGATACTTAAAAAACGAACAAGCGACAAATGACACACTTAAGGAAAACTGGTTACTAACGGGTGATAATGCACGAATCGATGAAGATGGCTATTTTTATTTTGTCGATCGTTTAAAGGATATGATTAAACGTTCAGGCGAAAATATTGCAGCGCATGAAGTAGAGAGTGTCTTAGCGGAACATCCAGCAGTATTCGAAGCGGCAGTCATCGGTATTCCAGATGAAATGCGAGATGAAGCTATTAAAGCGTATGTCATATTACAGGCCGGTGCTACTGTCAGTGAAGCGGCGTTAATAGAGCATTGTCGAGAACGTCTCGCAAAATTTAAAGTGCCAGATCGTATTGAATTTATGACGGATTTCCCTCGTACACCGGTCGGCAAAATTCAAAAGCATATTTTACGAAACTCGTATTTAATGACAAAAAATTGA
- a CDS encoding MFS transporter, whose product MKNVKILLASLAGSIIEWYDFYLYGTATGLVFTTLFFPSSNPAISILIAFATFGAGYAARPIGSIIFGHMGDRVGRKASLMLTLIGMGGSSFLIGLLPTYAQVGLLAPTLLVFLRLIQGIALGGEWGGAVLLATESATKGVRGFFGSIPQLGVPIGLVLGTFSFTLISSLTTEAQFMAWGWRLPFLFSAVLIVLAIWIRSGIEETPEFKRKKDNGELAKLPIVQVFKYNKKDIFRIIGLKIGDGFFNVFLMSFILVYATTYIGYPRDVALLALTISCATMIVTIPLVGYFSDFIGRKKIYIGGLVTMLLLAIPYFVMIPINSTYFFIMQVVLLGVVWAAIFATQGTFFSELFPANVRYTG is encoded by the coding sequence ATGAAAAATGTGAAAATATTATTAGCAAGTTTAGCGGGTTCGATCATTGAGTGGTACGATTTTTATTTGTATGGGACTGCAACGGGATTAGTTTTTACTACATTATTTTTCCCATCGTCAAATCCAGCAATCTCAATTTTAATTGCTTTTGCTACGTTTGGGGCTGGATATGCAGCACGTCCAATAGGCAGTATAATTTTTGGACATATGGGTGACCGTGTCGGTAGAAAAGCCTCGCTCATGCTTACTTTAATAGGGATGGGCGGTAGTTCCTTTTTGATAGGTTTATTACCAACCTACGCACAAGTGGGGTTACTCGCGCCAACGCTTTTAGTTTTTTTGCGACTCATTCAAGGAATTGCCCTTGGGGGAGAATGGGGTGGTGCGGTGTTACTAGCAACAGAATCAGCTACGAAAGGTGTACGCGGTTTTTTTGGTTCCATTCCACAGCTTGGTGTACCCATCGGTTTAGTGTTAGGAACATTTAGTTTCACGCTTATTTCTTCTTTAACGACAGAAGCGCAATTTATGGCCTGGGGATGGCGCTTACCATTTCTTTTTAGCGCTGTTTTAATTGTTTTAGCCATTTGGATTCGAAGCGGAATAGAAGAAACACCTGAATTTAAACGCAAAAAGGACAATGGTGAATTAGCTAAATTACCAATTGTCCAAGTATTTAAATATAACAAAAAAGATATTTTCCGCATTATTGGATTAAAAATTGGAGACGGATTCTTTAATGTATTTTTAATGTCCTTCATTTTAGTGTATGCGACTACGTATATAGGCTATCCAAGGGATGTCGCATTATTGGCTCTGACGATAAGTTGTGCCACAATGATTGTAACGATTCCGCTTGTTGGGTATTTCTCAGATTTTATTGGACGTAAGAAAATTTATATTGGTGGCCTGGTTACGATGTTACTTCTAGCCATTCCATATTTCGTCATGATCCCGATTAATTCAACCTATTTCTTTATTATGCAAGTCGTTTTACTTGGTGTCGTATGGGCAGCTATTTTTGCGACTCAAGGTACGTTTTTCTCTGAATTATTCCCAGCGAATGTTCGATATACAGGGTGA